One window of Corvus moneduloides isolate bCorMon1 chromosome 13, bCorMon1.pri, whole genome shotgun sequence genomic DNA carries:
- the INTS14 gene encoding integrator complex subunit 14 translates to MPTVVVMDVSLSMTRPVSVEGSEEYQRKHLAAHGLTMLFEHMATNYKLEFTALVVFSSLWELMVPFTRDYNTLQEALSNMDDYDKTCLESALLGVCNIVQQEWGAAIPCQIVLVTDGCLGIGRGSLRHSLATHSQRSESNRFPLPFPFPSKLYVMCMANLEELQSTDSLDCLERLIDLNNGEGQIFTIDGPLCLKNVQSMFGKLIDLAYTPFHAVLKCGHLTSDVQVFPRPEPFIIDEEIDPIPKAINTDLEIVGFVDIADISSPPVLSRHLVLPIALNREGDEVGPGITDDTEDENSANQIAGKVPNFCVLLHGSLKVEGMVALVQLGPEWYGMLYSQADSKKKSNLMMSLFEPGPEPLPWLGKMAQLGPISDAKENPYGEDDNKSPFPLQPKNKRSYAQNVTVWIKPSGLQTDVQKILRNARKLPEKTQTFYKELNRLRKAALAFGFLELLKGVADMLERECTLLPDTAHPDAAFQLTHAAQQLKVASTGASEYAAYDHNIAPLQTDFSSSSTERM, encoded by the exons ATGCCCACGGTGGTGGTGATGGACGTGTCGCTGTCCATGACACGGCCGGTGTCGGTGGAGGGCTCCGAGGAGTACCAGCGCAAGCACCTTGCTGCCCACGGGCTCACCATGCTTTTCGAGCACATGGCCACCAACTACAAGCTGGAGTTCACGGCCTTGGTCGTGTTTTCATCCCTCTGGGAGCTGATGGTGCCCTTCACAAGAGACTACAACACGCTCCAG GAAGCCCTGAGTAACATGGATGATTATGACAAGACCTGTTTGGAGTCGGCGCTGCTGGGGGTTTGCAATATTGTCCAGCAGGAATGGGGGGCAGCAATTCCTTGCCAG ATTGTCCTGGTCACCGACGGCTGCCTGGGCATCGGCAGAGGCTCCCTGCGCCACTCCCTGGCCACTCACAGCCAGCGCAGCGAAAGCAACAGGTTCCCACTGCCTTTTCCGTTCCCATCCAAGCTCTATGTCATGTGCATGGCCAATCTGGAAGAG cTTCAAAGCACAGATTCCTTAGACTGCCTGGAACGGCTCATTGATTTAAACAATGGGGAAGGACAGATTTTCACCATTGATGGCCCCCTGTGTCTGAAGAATGTGCAGTCCATGTTTGG AAAGCTAATAGACCTGGCTTATACACCATTCCATGCTGTCCTCAAGTGTGGCCACTTAACATCTGATGTGCAAGTATTTCCCAGACCAGAGCCTTTCATTATAGATGAGGAAATAGACCCCATTCCTAAAGCAATTAATACAG ATCTAGAAATTGTTGGGTTTGTAGATATTGCTGACATTTCCAGCCCTCCTGTCTTGTCCAGACACTTGGTACTGCCCATTGCACTTAACAGAG AAGGGGATGAGGTGGGACCTGGGATCACAGATGACACTGAAGATGAGAATTCAGCTAATCAGATTGCTGGGAAAGTCCCcaacttctgtgttttattaCATGGCAGCCTGAAAGTGGAAGGCATGGTGGCTCTCGTCCAATTGGG GCCAGAGTGGTATGGAATGCTTTATTCACAAGCTGATAGCAAGAAGAAGTCAAACCTCATGATGTCACTCTTTGAACCTGGTCCTGAGCCCCTCCCATGGCTGGGGAAGATGGCACAGCTTGGCCCCATTTCAG atgcaaaagaaaatccttATGGGGAGGATGACAATAAGAGCCCTTTCCCTTTGCAGCCCAAGAACAAGCGCAGCTACGCTCAGAATGTCACTGTCTGGATCAAACCCAGTGGCCTCCAG ACAGATGTACAGAAGATCTTGAGAAATGCAAGGAAACTCcctgaaaaaacacaaaccttCTATAAA GAGCTGAATCGTTTACGCAAGGCAGCTCTGGCCTTTGgcttcctggagctgctgaagggcGTGGCAGACATGCTGGAGCGGGAGTGCACCCTGCTCCCCGACACCGCACACCCTGATGCCGCCTTCCAGCTCACAcatgcagctcagcagctcaaAGTGGCAAGTACTGGAGCCTCAGAATATGCTGCCTATGATCATAACATTGCTCCTCTGCAGACAGATTTTTCCAGTAGCAGCACTGAGAGAATGTGA